Proteins found in one Nostoc sp. NIES-3756 genomic segment:
- a CDS encoding DUF4159 domain-containing protein: MTHPFPPPQIQPFERLNPADGLLINAERWSKAHEYHRQRQNTYFQSLHQPGIVCGLGVRPIPAPRQTGAEYRDGRWVQIQPGIAIDVVGNLIVVSPQAYRDVDINLEVASSEPVMIYLVVSYVDPDELRNRQQRDIVQETYRIDQKISPPEPSEIEICRIWLEPGQTTISKPADAFYPGYNNIDLRYRRHAQARPQALVKIAQVSRSDDGEYARNFFNLAYLLQSVEPLYSHLRGADEPSEVALSENIQEYDLLYLTGKQSLSLNSFEFESLKNYLDLGGILLVDAPLDAIALIESTHALAQQLETPLRALTELQRSHPLRTKPFLFAALPIINQQLLQLFLGGGIILVVGDLASAWGIDREFNLPRLTIRTAQELGINILNYAWKRRQLLGLQQEDNSGQW, translated from the coding sequence ATGACTCACCCATTTCCACCACCACAAATTCAACCTTTTGAACGCCTCAATCCTGCCGATGGTTTACTCATCAATGCTGAACGTTGGAGTAAAGCCCATGAATATCACCGTCAACGGCAAAACACATATTTTCAAAGCTTACATCAGCCAGGAATTGTTTGTGGTTTAGGCGTTCGCCCAATTCCTGCACCCCGCCAAACAGGAGCAGAATATAGAGATGGACGTTGGGTACAAATTCAGCCGGGAATTGCTATTGATGTCGTGGGAAATTTAATTGTTGTTTCCCCCCAAGCATATCGTGACGTTGACATTAATTTAGAAGTAGCTAGTTCGGAACCAGTCATGATTTACTTAGTAGTCAGCTATGTAGATCCTGATGAATTGCGCAATAGACAGCAAAGAGATATTGTCCAAGAAACCTATCGTATTGACCAGAAAATATCTCCGCCAGAACCTTCAGAAATCGAAATCTGTCGCATCTGGTTAGAACCAGGACAAACTACAATTAGTAAACCAGCCGATGCTTTTTATCCTGGTTATAACAATATTGATTTACGTTATCGCCGCCACGCACAAGCACGCCCTCAAGCCTTAGTAAAAATCGCACAGGTTTCTCGTAGCGATGATGGTGAATACGCTCGTAATTTCTTCAACCTTGCGTACCTATTACAATCAGTAGAACCTTTATATTCACACTTACGGGGTGCTGATGAACCTAGTGAGGTTGCCTTATCAGAAAATATTCAAGAATATGATTTACTTTATCTAACAGGTAAACAGTCACTATCTTTAAATAGTTTTGAGTTTGAATCATTGAAAAATTATTTAGATTTAGGTGGAATATTATTAGTTGATGCGCCGTTAGATGCTATTGCTTTAATTGAAAGTACTCACGCCTTAGCACAGCAATTAGAAACTCCTTTAAGAGCATTAACAGAGTTACAAAGAAGTCATCCTCTAAGAACAAAACCTTTCTTATTTGCAGCTTTACCTATCATCAATCAACAGTTACTTCAATTGTTCTTAGGTGGAGGCATAATTTTAGTAGTTGGTGATTTAGCCTCTGCTTGGGGAATAGATAGAGAATTTAATTTACCCAGGTTAACTATTCGCACAGCGCAAGAATTAGGAATTAATATACTCAACTATGCTTGGAAGCGTCGACAGTTGCTAGGCTTGCAACAAGAGGATAACTCTGGACAGTGGTAG